From the Streptomyces sp. Tu 2975 genome, one window contains:
- a CDS encoding ABC transporter ATP-binding protein: MSTLRIDNTSRWFGNVVAVNDVTMTIGPGVTGLLGPNGAGKSTLINMMGGFLAPSNGTVTLDGAQIWRNESVYRQIGVVPEREAMYDFLTGREFVVANAELHGLGAKEAQRALATVEMEYAQDRKVSTYSKGMRQRVKMASALVHDPSVLLLDEPFNGMDPRQRMQLMDLLRRMGAEGRTVLFSSHILEEVEQLASHIEVIVAGRHAASGDFRRIRRLMTDRPHRYLVRSSDDRALAAALIADPSTAGIEVDLAEGALRIQAVDFGRFTELLPKVAREHSIRLLTVSPSDESLESVFSYLVAA; the protein is encoded by the coding sequence ATGAGCACTCTTCGCATCGACAACACCTCGCGGTGGTTCGGCAACGTCGTCGCCGTCAACGACGTGACGATGACCATCGGCCCCGGCGTCACCGGCCTCCTCGGCCCCAACGGCGCGGGAAAGTCCACCCTCATCAACATGATGGGCGGCTTCCTCGCCCCCTCGAACGGCACCGTCACCCTCGACGGGGCACAGATCTGGCGCAACGAGTCCGTGTACCGGCAGATCGGCGTCGTCCCGGAGCGGGAGGCGATGTACGACTTCCTCACCGGCCGTGAGTTCGTGGTCGCCAACGCCGAGCTGCACGGCCTGGGCGCGAAGGAGGCCCAAAGGGCTCTCGCGACGGTCGAGATGGAGTACGCGCAGGACCGCAAGGTCTCCACGTACAGCAAGGGCATGCGCCAGCGGGTGAAGATGGCTTCCGCCCTGGTGCACGACCCGTCGGTGCTGCTGCTCGACGAACCGTTCAACGGCATGGACCCGCGCCAGCGGATGCAGCTGATGGATCTGCTGCGACGGATGGGCGCCGAGGGCCGCACGGTCCTGTTCTCCTCGCACATCCTGGAGGAGGTGGAGCAACTCGCCTCGCACATCGAGGTGATCGTCGCCGGACGCCACGCGGCCAGCGGTGACTTCCGCCGTATCCGCCGGCTGATGACCGACCGGCCGCACCGCTACCTGGTGCGCTCCAGCGACGACCGGGCGCTCGCCGCCGCCCTGATCGCCGACCCGTCGACCGCTGGGATCGAGGTCGACCTGGCCGAGGGCGCGCTGCGCATCCAGGCAGTCGACTTCGGCCGGTTCACCGAGCTCCTTCCGAAGGTCGCCCGCGAGCACTCCATCCGGCTGCTGACGGTCTCGCCCTCGGACGAGTCCCTCGAGTCGGTCTTCTCCTACCTCGTAGCGGCCTGA
- a CDS encoding ABC transporter permease — protein MYNPTVARLTYRAVLGRRRAAILFVLPGLLLLIAAAVRGFNGADDQVAADVLGGFAIATMVPLIGVIAGTGSIGPEIDDGSIVYLLAKPVKRPTIIFTKLIVAIAVTMAFSAVPTFIAGFILNGNGQQVAIAYTVAALVASIAYSALFLLLGTVSRHAVVIGLVYALVWETLFGSLVPGARTLSVQQWSLALAEKIGGEGLIGSDVGLPAAVALLAGVTVAATWYAGQKLRVLKLAGEE, from the coding sequence ATGTACAACCCCACAGTCGCCCGGCTCACCTACCGGGCCGTCCTCGGCAGGCGCCGAGCCGCGATCCTGTTCGTGCTCCCCGGACTGCTGCTGCTGATCGCGGCCGCCGTGCGGGGCTTCAACGGGGCGGACGACCAGGTCGCCGCCGATGTCCTCGGCGGGTTCGCCATCGCCACGATGGTTCCCCTGATCGGTGTCATCGCCGGCACAGGGTCGATCGGCCCCGAGATCGACGACGGCTCGATCGTCTATCTGCTCGCCAAGCCGGTGAAGCGGCCGACGATCATCTTCACCAAACTCATCGTCGCGATCGCCGTCACGATGGCCTTCTCCGCGGTACCCACGTTCATCGCGGGTTTCATCCTGAACGGCAACGGCCAGCAGGTGGCCATCGCCTACACCGTGGCGGCCCTGGTGGCGTCGATCGCCTACAGCGCGCTCTTCCTGCTGCTCGGCACGGTCAGCCGGCACGCGGTGGTCATCGGCCTCGTCTACGCCCTGGTGTGGGAGACCCTCTTCGGCAGCCTGGTGCCCGGCGCCCGCACGCTGAGCGTCCAGCAGTGGTCGCTGGCGCTCGCCGAGAAGATCGGCGGCGAAGGGCTGATCGGCTCCGACGTGGGCCTGCCCGCGGCGGTGGCGCTGCTGGCGGGGGTCACGGTGGCCGCGACCTGGTACGCGGGCCAGAAGCTGCGGGTGCTCAAGCTCGCCGGCGAGGAGTGA